A region of the Clostridium estertheticum subsp. estertheticum genome:
ACCCTTCTAATATACCTTTTATGTCTATACTAAACCCACTCATAATTTCAACTCCTATCTAACTGCATATCATAAATAATATTTTCTGCATTTCCAGTATCTATTATCTTGTATTTGGTTTCAGCTAATGTGAAATAATCATCTTGTTTAATCTTTTTAGATTCTTCATCATAGATAATTAGTACTCTTTCGCTATAGTTAGAATTTAAGGTAGCGCTCTCTGTTGCACTGATATTTATTCTAGTTTCTTTTCTATAATAAAACCCTTTTACAGTGCACACATATAAATCATTCAGCTTTTCCTTGTAGGCATTTTTCCCAATTCTCAATATTTTAATTTCTTTCAATAAACCCTTTTTGTCAAGTTGCTTATATAGTTTCTCACTTATTTTTGTTCTATTTATTCCTGCCATTACCAGCCATCAACTCTTTTCATACTGGTTATATATCCATTGCCGGGTTCAGCTGTAACGTTAAAAGTTTCCGCTAAAGTTAGCCAATATTCCCTATTAGAACTAAGCTTTATTCCAGCTACTTCAAGTTTATCATCTGCAGCTGCTTTTAATATACAACCCTGGTGACTAGCCTTTTTAATATCACCATCATTAGACTCTAATAATAATTCAAGTTCATCATCCTCAAAATACGGATATTCTCGTTCCTGAAGGTTAAATTTCAAGAAGTCTATTGGCAGCCTATCCATAATTATTCACCTTCTTTAGGTGAAAGTACATCCGCTCCTAGTTCTTCAGGGGCATCATTTAGGTCTTCTTTGAGTACCTCTTTCCCTGGCCCAATCAATCCTTTCTCTCCCATTTCTTCTAAATCATCTTCATTGACTTGGAATTCATCATCTATTTTGTAGCAGTTTTTATTGTATTTTAAATACACTAGAGCTTTAACGTTTATCATTTTAGCCTCTTCTATTTTTTTAGCCATTAAAATCAATCCTTTCTTTTCAAAATTAAAAGAGCAACCACATGGGATGCTCTAAATTATACTACTGTAGCAAAGAAACATTCATCTGCTCTTTCAAAACTTGGCATACCTAGCTGAGACACTTTAGTTTGTACTGTTACTGGATCTTGTTTTTTCATTGTCATAATGGCAATACCAGTCCTTACTACCTCACAATTAGTCCCTTCCCCAAACATTTTGTCGGCTTCCTCTGGAGTTGTTCCATAGTAAGTTTTGCCCAAATTGCCATCTGGAAGTAATGATACTTTATTGTCTTGAAAGTAAGGTTGCTCTGTTTCATCTTCTAACTTATATGATCCAGATACTATTGCCACTGATAAATCAACTTTATTTTTTAGATAACTCATTACCATTGCATCTGTCATTATTACTCTTCCATCTTTGTCTATGTCTAGTTTTATGGCTTTGTTAAGAGCAATATAACCAAAAGTTTTAGAAGACAATGTCATTCTAGTAGGGACTGAATAACCATCATCTCTTAATGTTTTTTTCCATCTTTCAATATCACCTACAATATCTGCATCAGGATTGTCCCATTTAGCAGTTCCAGTAAGGACTTCCTTGTGATTGCTAGGTACTCCAAAATCAAACACAACATCACCATCGTCACTAATTATGCTAATAGTACCATCTGTAATTAATTGCATCCTCATTCTTTCCATTTGCATATCTCCACCATCAACTAGCGCTAAATAGTTATCGTATATTTTTGATACTATCATGTCAATAATAGATTTATTCTGAGCTTGCATTGCAAGTAACAACTGTTGTCTATCAGCTTCATTGATAAGTACTGACTCCTTGAAAAATGGCATTTGTTTAGTAATTTCATCTACCTGTGCCTTTAATGCTCTAATCTTTACAGCTACATCAAAAGTACTTTGTTTAAGCACTACAGCTTTTTGTTTAGCCCCCTTAATATATTTCAGTTCCATCCCTAATTGCTTTGTGCGTGGGAATAAGCTTTCCCCTATAAGCATTTGTGTTGGCAGCTCTCTAATATAAGTTGCTATTTCTTTTACGTTTATAATGTCTCTCCAATCCATTGTAATTCCTCCTTTTTATTATAAAAATTTAATCATATTTAGTGCTGATTTAACTAGTTCAGTAGGTACTATTGGTAGTGCTGCTGTTTTAACAAATCCAAAAATAGTTACTGAAATGTTTTCAGTTCCATTTGATAATGTAAAATCAACATCTCTGTAAACTAACCCAAAGGCAGTCCCATCAGCTACGATTTTACCAGCCGTATCTACAATACTCCCAGCCTTTAATATTCTCTTACCAGTAACCTCTGCAACATCTGATTTATTTACTTTAACTGAAACGTTTTGGAATAGCTCCCCCGCAAATTGTAGAATAGTTTTATTTTCACCCATATAAGTTTGTTTAGTTTCTAACATTATTTTTCCTCCTATTTAAAAAATGTATTTTGTGATTCTGTTGCTTTTACAGCCTCAGCCTTTTCTTTCGCAAGCCTTGAACCTAGTCCGCCCTCTTGTCCTTCTGTTCCTCCTAATGTCCCCGCTACACCACCTCCTAAACTACCTGTGCCTCCTAAATTTTCTTCCGAAAATAAATAAGGGTCAGATTCTTTTAATAATTTAACCTGGTCTTCTAGTCCCAAGAAAGCTTCTCCATCTAATTTTACTTTCTCCATATCTAATAAAGCTTTTAGAGCTTTTGAGTTTTTAGGTTTATAAGTTCCTAAAGCTTTTTCAAATTTACCATCAAAATTTATTTGAGTTAATTTTGCTTCATACTCCGTACTAGCCTTTAAATTAGCTGTTTTTAAATTTTCTATTTCTGTAGTCAGCTCCGCATTATCTTTAACTTTGCCCTGTAAAACCAATAGATCTGCATCTCTTTTCGCTATATCTGTTTTATATTGTATAATGCTATTATTTGCAGTATCTAAGTCCGTTTTCTCTGCATACTTTGGATTCTTTAGTGTATCAACAAGCAATGTATTTTCTTTATCCGCTTGTATTTTATCAAATGAAGTTTGTCCCTCTACGTCCCCTAAAATCTTTTTTAAATATTCTAATAATCCCATAATTACCTTTCCTCCTTAATTTTAAACAAAATAAAAAGCCTTATTTCTAAGACTTATTAAAAGCACAATTTATATCTTTGTAAAGATTCTTTTTTAGTTGCTCAGCTATTTCTTCCATGCTAGTATTAATAGCCCCATATTCGCCAATATTAATTGTTATTGGGGTATGTTTTCTAGCTAATAGTTGTGCCGCTGGCATTGTATTTGATAACCCAATGCTACCTGTAATAGGCTGTGATCTTCCAGCTATAGCACAAGCCACCATTCTTTTATCATCACAGTTATCTCTATGTTAACATTTTTTACATTTATCATGCAACTTACTTAGTGTCATCATTCTAACCCACCTTTTAGACAAAATAAAAAGCCTTAAACTAAGGCTTTCTTAAAAAAATTATTTTTACCATGTAAGCTTATCTACACCTACTACTTTTGTACCTTGATACATAATATTATCAGCGCTGGCTCCAATTCCTACATGTATGCCATAATAATCGTATAACCCACCCAAATTATCTTTTGTAGGAGAAGCCATATCTTTGTTATTAATAGACATTTGGCTACCTAATAATCTGATAAAACTATCTGCTAAACCTTTAGCTTTATCTTCACTAATAGACGCATTTTTGACAGTAATGGCAAATACAATTTCGTTACCATTTATTTTTATATACCCATCAGAAACTTCTGAATTTTTCTTCATTTCTTGCATAGCGGTATCAATCGCAGTTTGAGGAATAGCAGGTAATTTCTTTTCCTCACTTTCACCGCAACCAACTAAACTAAGTATTAAAATCACGCCTATTAACCCTAAAATTATTTTTTTCATCTTTTGTCCCCTCTTTCTTACAATATTTATAATTAATATTGTAACATAAAAGGTATAATTTATATAATTTATCAAATAAATTCATTTCCATATTCGCTATACCAGCTATCTAAATTTGAATTACTCCTACCATTAACCCAACTATTCAGTTCTGTTCCTATATCTTCCATGGATTTTTCAATAACTGGAGTAAAATAACATACTCCCATGGGATGGTCGAGTGGGAGGTCATCGGGCTTGTATACTTTCCCATCTCTACTTTTACAAAGCTCGCATGTTCCTCTGTGACTATTAGATATATTCCACTGGATTCCTTCCACAAATGGATTAGCTTTACAGGACCTTTGCAAACTTAATTGATAAGCATGAGATATTGACGTAATTGCAAGCCTAAGGCTATTATATTCTACTTTTTTATTGCCAACACCAGGATATATCTTTTTAAAGTCCCAACTTTTTCTTACCTCTGGATTAACATAATCAGCTAAGTCATTTGCCAAGTCATACACACTTTTCTTTTCGGCTATGCCTTTCTCAATTATATAATCAAAATCTGCATTAGCTTTGCCATTATGGACCCACAATCTCTTGGATAGTCCTTTCCCATCTTTATAAAATCTACCACCAGTTAGTTCAGCCAGTGCGTCTTTTGGTATATTAGAGAACATGCTTGAAAAACTTTCTTTAGTATTTAAATTATACTTTATACCTAGCATATTGAAAAAATCTATCTGAATAGAATTAGCACACTCAGCACTTTTAAGCATAGATTTTTCTATATTGGGTTTTAAAAGTTTATTTAATTCTTTTATATCTAATTTTAATTGTTTTTCATAATCCTTTAGCCAGCGTTCATTCAAACTTCCTTTATTCGCAGTTTTTGCCCTTCTATTCAAGTCTTTTGCAACATCTTTATATAAATCTCTAGTTTGCTTTATACTATCTTTTGTTATTTCTATTCTTTTATTTTGTGCTGCAAGAACTAAATTTAAATATTCATTATTCATTTTAATTACCTCTTAAGAATGGAATTTATAATTGCTCCATCTGCCCCTGCTCTGCATCTGAAATTGTAGTTATATCCTCTGCTATTTCTTGCATTACACTTTTGGTATCTTCTTCATCTGTAAAATCTTTTATATAACTTCTGTGACTTCTAACATTGGACTTTACTTCTTCTATTGCAATTCTACGCTTATCATCCTCATCTTCAGGAACAGGATAATTTTTTCTAATTACCATATTATATTGGAGGTCATTCCACGTTACGTCCCAATCATCATAGCACTTAAACTGTCCACTGGCTTCAACTATAAGCCTTATCATACTTCTGATAACCGGCTCCCAATCGTGCCATTTTTCGGCGCAGCGAGAAACGAGTTCAGAATAAACATATTTTAAAGTTTTGGCGGACGGAACGTTTTTTAGTTGTTCCGGTTTTGGAATGCTTAATTTTTCATACATAGAATCTTCTAATCTTTTAATAAAATTTTCAGCCGCCGCTGCATTTTGAAAAGTACTTTCAATTTTCTTTGCATCTGCTGTTTTACCGCTTAGAGAAACTAGAGCCAGTAAAGAGTTAGGAGCTATTTTGGCGTTATTAACACTGTCTTCCGTAGCATCTTTTATTATATTTAATCCAAACATATCAAATCTAATTGCATCTGCTGAGTCGGAAGTTCTTCTGTTTATTTGATTTTGCAGTGGAATTAAATCCTTTATGTCACTAATCCCACTTGGATCACTAAGACATTGTTCATTTGTAATAACCCAACAAGGGATTTTTCTGAGTCCAGTCTTTTGTTCTGTTGAAGTTATAGGCTTATCTAAATTGTCACCGTTAAAAGTTTCAGTTTTCAGGTAGCAACTAGATTCTTCACCTTTTTTATTTGACATAAAATAAGTATATCTATTCCATATTTGTTTTGATTCCTCTGCATTTATAGTTGATGCATCTTGTTTTACAATCATTGCTTTATTTAATTTAATGCTATCATTGGCACTTAGCTCATAACTAAAATCATTGAAATCATGATAATATAATTTTATAGGTTGTCCAGGATTAGCCTCTAGCCTTAACATTACCCTTTTAGTTACAGTTGCAAGTCTAAAGGCCTTTAAAGTATCGCTCCAAAACCTATTTGCTTTAAGTATTGCATCTATATATTGCCTTAATTTTTCACAAGATTCTTTATTTTCTTTATTGAATGGTTTTAATAACAAATCAGGAGATTTACCAAACATAAACCTAGCTTGTTTTCCTATAAGGGGTTTAACCTTATTATCTATAACCTGCGAAGGAACGTAGTCTAAGTCATCTGTATTGATCCAACTTTGTCCTAACAAATCATTATCCATTACTGCAGCTTCCTTGTTTTCTTCTTCACATTCGCCACGATAAAATAATAAATCTTTCAATATTTTTTTTCTTTCTATTTTTTCTTTAAGATTTAAGCCTAATAATTTCTCTGTTGTATCTCTTAGACCCATTAAAATACCCTCCTTCCCTTTCTTTCATATTTTGCTAGTATATTCTGTTTAAGCCCCATCCCTTTGTTATAAACTTCATCATCATATTTAGCATTAATATATTCTATTTCATCAATTCTATTGGCTACTTCAGCAACAACGTCTGGAAAATCGTCATGTAAGCTATGTTCGCAACCTGAGAAATCTTTTATTTGTTCAATAGCCTCAGTATCCTCTTCATTGAAAATTATCTGTCCCATGTTTACCTTTGCCACTATGGTGTTGATTTTATCATCTTTATTTCTAGTCTGAGGGAAATTGACGATTTTAATATAACGGGCACTTAATTGAACATCATTTTTTATTAATTCCTCAAAACGAACACAATCTGCACCACCATATGTATTCTTTTCCACCCCTAAATGAGTTATATCCGGGTATTTTTTCAATAACATAATAGTATGATTTATGTAATCCTCATACTCTCTATTTTTTTCAAACTTGAAAACCTCACCTTTTCTAATATATTTAAGACTATTTTCGCACACACTACAAACAGCAAAAGCAAAATAATCCTTATTCTTTGTTTTGGTTTTAGTTTTCGTACCTGAAGGATCTACGCAAAGCATAGTTTTTATAAATTCATGACTTTCAATTATTCCTTCTGATTCTGTAGCAATAATTTTGAATTTCTTTTCTCCTATGGAATCTACATCGCCCTGGACTT
Encoded here:
- a CDS encoding phage portal protein, translated to MGLRDTTEKLLGLNLKEKIERKKILKDLLFYRGECEEENKEAAVMDNDLLGQSWINTDDLDYVPSQVIDNKVKPLIGKQARFMFGKSPDLLLKPFNKENKESCEKLRQYIDAILKANRFWSDTLKAFRLATVTKRVMLRLEANPGQPIKLYYHDFNDFSYELSANDSIKLNKAMIVKQDASTINAEESKQIWNRYTYFMSNKKGEESSCYLKTETFNGDNLDKPITSTEQKTGLRKIPCWVITNEQCLSDPSGISDIKDLIPLQNQINRRTSDSADAIRFDMFGLNIIKDATEDSVNNAKIAPNSLLALVSLSGKTADAKKIESTFQNAAAAENFIKRLEDSMYEKLSIPKPEQLKNVPSAKTLKYVYSELVSRCAEKWHDWEPVIRSMIRLIVEASGQFKCYDDWDVTWNDLQYNMVIRKNYPVPEDEDDKRRIAIEEVKSNVRSHRSYIKDFTDEEDTKSVMQEIAEDITTISDAEQGQMEQL
- a CDS encoding major capsid protein, whose protein sequence is MDWRDIINVKEIATYIRELPTQMLIGESLFPRTKQLGMELKYIKGAKQKAVVLKQSTFDVAVKIRALKAQVDEITKQMPFFKESVLINEADRQQLLLAMQAQNKSIIDMIVSKIYDNYLALVDGGDMQMERMRMQLITDGTISIISDDGDVVFDFGVPSNHKEVLTGTAKWDNPDADIVGDIERWKKTLRDDGYSVPTRMTLSSKTFGYIALNKAIKLDIDKDGRVIMTDAMVMSYLKNKVDLSVAIVSGSYKLEDETEQPYFQDNKVSLLPDGNLGKTYYGTTPEEADKMFGEGTNCEVVRTGIAIMTMKKQDPVTVQTKVSQLGMPSFERADECFFATVV
- a CDS encoding phage scaffolding protein — encoded protein: MGLLEYLKKILGDVEGQTSFDKIQADKENTLLVDTLKNPKYAEKTDLDTANNSIIQYKTDIAKRDADLLVLQGKVKDNAELTTEIENLKTANLKASTEYEAKLTQINFDGKFEKALGTYKPKNSKALKALLDMEKVKLDGEAFLGLEDQVKLLKESDPYLFSEENLGGTGSLGGGVAGTLGGTEGQEGGLGSRLAKEKAEAVKATESQNTFFK